CGGGATGCCCGGCCGGGGCTTCGTCACGGCCATCGCCCCGACGTACACCACGTTGCCGTGGCCCTGCCCGCGCAGGTGGCGCAGCGCCTCCTTGAACACGTACGTGGTGCCGAGCGCGTTGATCTCCACGGCTCGCCGGATCCGCTCCGGGGAAAGGTCCGCCAGGTCACCGCCCGCCCACATCGAGGCGCACGCCGTCACCCCGTCGATCACGCCGTACCGGTCGACCACCTCGACGAACGCGTCCCGGACCTGGTCGTACGAGGAGACGTCGCAGATCGACCCGGCGCAGCCCAGCTCGTCAACCACCGCGGCGACCTCGTCGGGCACATCACCGAAGACGGCGACCTGGTGTTCGTCGACGAGCAGGCGGGCCACCGCCAGGCCGAGGCCGCTGGTGCCGCCGACCACCACGAAGGTTCTGGCGCCCATGTCCCTCCCGCTGCCGACTGCGCAACGGCCCTGCCTTCCCGCTGTCGGAGCTTCCACACGTCGCGCCCCGGGTCGGCCCACCGAGGTCTCGGTTGTGCCGAGTCGGAACGCCCGACCCGGAGCGTCACGATCCGCGCAGTTGTCGGAAGGTGATCGAGTGGCGCAGCTCCGGCACCGACGGGATGCTGTGCCGCCAGGCCGACCGCGCCGCCCCGGCGAGCACGTACGCCGAGCGGGGCGCCAGCTCCACCTCGTACACCCGGCGCTCGTCGGCCCGGCCGCGCTGGAAGCGCAACAGGCAGGTGGAGCCCAGGGAGAGCCCGACCACCGTCGGCCCGAACGCCGGGGCGTCGCGGTGCCAGCCGATGACCGAGCCAGGCGGATAGCGGGTGACCAGGGCCTGCGCGAGCGTGGCCGCCGGCATGCCGGCGAGCCCGGCGCACCGCTCGCGGACCTCGCGCAGCTCCACCGGCAACGCCTCCGTCTCGGTGAGCTGGAAGGAGCCGTAGTCGTAGTCGAAGCCGAAATGCCGGACCGTACGCCGGGCAATCTGCCCGTGCATCCGGACCTCATGGAAGTCGTACGCCGCCAGCGCGGTCAGCAACGACCGCTCCTCGTCGTCGCTCACCAGCTCGGGCTGGTAGGTCAGTCCCGCCGGTCGCTCGTGGGTGCCGCGCATCCGCCCCATCAGCCCGACGGTAGCCGTCGACGAGCCGCTGGCGTGGCGGCATCGCCGAGCCGGCCATCCCGGTCTCGACCAGCGACCACGGGCCGTGACAGATCCGCCGGGACCAGCAAACGGTCCCGGCGGGGCGCGGCGTCAGGCAGAATGTCGCGGTGGCGGGGTCACCCGACCGGCTTCCCGACGCAGTACACGTCGCCGGAGTTGGCGCGATGCGGCAGTGACAGCAGGTGGGCGATCATCCGCTCCGCGGACACCCACTCCCCGAACGCGAACGACGTGTCGTCGCCCAACGCGACGTCGAAGCCGTCGAAGCCGAGCGACGTGAGCCGGTCGACGCACCGGCGGGCGAGCGCACGCTCGATCGTGGTGAATTCGAAGGACAGCGCGGGCAGGGGGCGGTTCAGGCCGGCCAGCACGGCGTCCTCGAAGCCTTCGACGTCGATCTTCACGAAGGACGGTTTGCCGTACCGGCTCAGCAGCGAGTCGAGGGTGACGCAGGGTACGTCGATCTCGGCGTCCCAGACCTCGTGCGCCCAACCGTCCGCGCCGTTCGCCGCCTGCAGGAAGTGGGTGGAGACGGTGGAGACGGTGGGGTTGCGGGAGTTCACGTGCAGGCGGACGGTCCCGGCGGACGCACCACACGCCGCCTCCACCAGCGTGACCTCGTCGTCGCCGGCATAGATGGCACGGATGGCGCGGGTGCACAGCGGCTGGGGCTCCACGGCCACGACCCGCGCGCCGAGCCGGCGGAAGCTGCCGATCCGGTCGCCCACGTGCGACCCGATGTCGAAGACGAGGTCTCCCGCCGTGACGAACCGCGCGTACAACTCGTCCAGCGCGGCCCCGCACGCCGGATCGCCGTAGGAGAGGTCGAGCGAGCGACGGAGCGAGGACATGGCTGGCTCGGCCTTGAGTGCCTGGATTGAGCGGATATGAGCGCTCACTGGCGTTCGCCACCTCCTCCGATGCGGCCGGGACCAGGGGTGCTTACCCGCTAGTGACGCCCGCACGGGTCGGGGCTGACTTTTGTCATGTGTACCGGTGCGTCACGCATCGAGCGTCATGACCAAGCGCACTGGAGCCGGACCCGTCCCGCCGATGAGACTCGAATCCGTCGCCGGAAGCAGCGAAGATCCACGTGTCGGCGGGTCTGGCGAACGCCGAGCGGGTGCTGGACGCCGTCTGGTCCTACTGCGTCCCCCGTGGCCTGTCCTTCAAGTTCCAGTTCTGCCCAAGTAGGCCGAACGTCAGGCGCTCCCGCCGTACGCTGCCGCAAGTGAACTGGGCACGATCCCTCGTCGCGGTGGCGGCGACCCTGACCCTGACGGCGTGCGATGCCGCACCGACCCGGCCGGCCGGTGCGCCGGCCCGATCCGCCCCGGTGGCGGCATCCCCGGCGCAGGCTGGACCCGCCGAGATCACCCTGGACTTCGCGGGCGACGTGCACTTCGCCGACCGGACGGCCGGCCTGCTGGGCAACCCGGCAACCGCCTTCGGGTCGATCTCGTCCACGTTGTCCGACGCAGACCTCGCGATGGTCAACCTGGAGACCGCCGTCACCACGCGGGGCACCCCGGAGCCGAAGGAGTTCCACTTCCGGGCGCCGACGAGCGCGTACGACGCGGTGCGGGCGGCCGGAATCGACGTCGTGTCGATCGCGAACAATCACACGCTGGACTACGGGCGGGTGGGGCTGAGCGACACGCTGGGTGCGGCCAGGGCCAGTGGGGTCCCGGCCGTCGGGGCGGGCGTCAACGCGGCGGCGGCGTACGCGCCGTGGATCACCGAGATACGCGGTACGTCACTGGCGTTCCTCGCCTTCAGCCAGGTCTCCGAGCTGTGGTCGTCGTGGAAGGCCACGGACAGCCAGGCCGGCATCGCGATGACGCGGGACCTGAGCCGCGCGGTCGCGGCGGTGCGGGCCGCCCGGCAGCAGGCCGACGTGGTCGTCGTCTACGTCCACTGGGGCGTGGAGGGCGAATCGTGCCCACCGGACGAGGCGCGTGAGTTCGCCGGCGCGATGGCCGAGGCCGGCGCCGACATCGTCGTCGGCACCCACGCCCATCTGCTGCTCGGCGACGGCTGGCTGGGTCGAACCTTCGTCCAGTACGGGCTGGGCAACTTCCTGTGGTGGCGGGACGACGCCTACAGCAACGACACGGGCGTGCTGCGGGTGACCCTGCACGGGCCGACGGTCGTGCGGACCGAGTTGGTGCCCGCGCTGATCTCTCGGCGTACCGGTCAGCCCCAGCTCGCCGATGCCGAAGACGCGGCCCGGATCTCCCACGAGTACGCGAGCCTGCGCGCCTGCACCGGACTCGCCGCGACGCCGACCGACCGGTCGCGCTAGGTGTGGACCGCCTGGGTACCGATCGGGTCAGCGCCCCGCGGGGACGGTCACCAGCTCCCCGACCGGCTCCGTCGCGGGGGACGGACGTCGGCCGGCCGCCGCGCGCCGCGCGGACGGGACGGCCAGGGCCGCGAGCGCGGCGGCCAGGGCGAGGCCGGTGAGGACCAGAAACCCCATGGTGAAGCCGGCCTCCCGGGGCAGGCCGTTCGCCTGCGGGTGGGCGGTGATCACGCCGCTGACCACGGCGGCGCCGATCGCGCCGCCGATGGTGCGGATGTTGGCGTTCATGCCGGTGGCCACGCCCGTCTGCCAGGAAGGTACGTTCCCGACGATCAGGTTGGCCATCGACGCAAACGCCAGCCCGATGCCGAGGCCCACAAGACCACCGGCGACACCGATCTCCCAGCGGGTGTCGTGCGCGACGGTCAGCATCGCGGTGGCGAGCACGTTGAAGGCGGCACCGGTGGCGAGCTGCGCCTTGGCGCTGAACCGCGACGCCAGCCGGCCGGCGAGGATGCCGGCGACGAACATGGCGACCAGCATGGGCAGCATCAGCAGCCCCGCCTGGGTGATGCTGGCGCCGAAGCCGTAGCCGGCGACGGTCGGGGTCTGCACGAACTGCGGCAGGAACGCGTAGACGGAGAACATCGACGCGCCGTAGAGCAGGGCGACCAGGTTCGTCGTCCAGACCCCGGGCAGGCGCATCATCCGCATGTCGATCAGCGGGTTGGTGGAGCGGATCTCCGCCACCAACCAGCCGGCCAGCAGCACCACGGCGAGGGCCAGCAGGCCGAGCACCCGGCCCGAGGTCCAGCCCCAGGCCGACCCCTTGCTGATCGGCAGCAGCAGCGCGACCAGCCAGCCGGAGAGGAGGACGGTGGCTCGCCAGTCGATCCGGCCGGGGGTGCGGACCGGCGACTCGGGGACGAACAGGTGCGCGGCGAGGGCGGTCAGCCCGACGACGACCATGGGGATCCAGAACAGCCACCGGTAGTCGAGGGCGGTGACGATCGGACCAGCCAGCACGACGCCCAGACCACCGCCGGCCGCGACGATCGCCGAGATGGCGGCGACGGCGGAGGTCACCCGCGCGGCGGGGAACTCATCGCGGATGATCCCGAACGAGAGCGGGAAGACCGCGCCGCCGATGCCCTGGATGACCCGGGCGACGATGAGCACGCCGATGCTCGGCGCGGCGGCGGCCAGCAGGCAGCCGAGCGCGAGCGAGGCGAGGGAGACGACCAGCATCCGCTCCTTGCCGACCATGTCGCCGACCCGGCCGAGGATCGGCGTGAAGATCGACGCGGACAGCAGGTACGCGGTCAGCACCCAGGTGACGGTGTTCTGGGAGGTGTGCAGGTCGTGCTGGATGGTCGGCAGCACCGGGGTGATCAGCGACTGGAGCATCGCGAAGAACCCGGCGCCGGCCGCCAGGACGAAGAAGGTGAGCCGGCGCGAGCCGCGCCGGACGGTCTCTGTCACAGAGAAAACTCCATCTGCGTACGGGGAAAGGAGGCTGGCCAGCTCTCGGTGGTCGTGCCGGGGCTGTTTGCCGGTCACCGCTCCGCCGGATCCGTTCGAAGGATCGGGGTAAGCTATCCGGAGGCATGGCTCCGGGCTTTCTGGAGGGGTTCCTCCGCTACACTACCGGAGGCCTTCCTCCGGATGCAACCAAAGCGAGGTGACGCACGTCATGACCAGCGCGGGGCAGCTGCCCGACGTCTTCGCAGGCCGACCCAAACGGGCCGACGCCCGGCGCAACTACGAGTCGTTGATCGCGGCGGCCCGGGAGACGTTCGCCGAGAACGGCGCGTCGGCCTCGCTGGAGGAGGTGGCCCGGCGCGCCGGCGTGGGCATCGGCACCCTCTACCGGAACTTCCCCAGCCGCCGGGAGCTGTTCGAGGCCGTCTACGTCGAGGAGGTCCGGGCGCTCAGCCAGTCCGCCGCGGAACTCGCCGACCTGCCCCCGTGGGACGCCCTCGTCGCCTGGTTGCGGCGTTTCGTCGGGTACGCCGCCACGAAGCGGGCACTGGCCGAGGAGCTGCTGCACGACTCCGAGGTCTTCCGCAGCTGCCGGACGGAGATCTACAGCGCGGGCGAGCCGATGATGCGCCGCGCCCAGGCCGCCGGGGCGGTACGCGACGACATCAGCTTCGACGACGTGGTCCGGCTGGTCAGCGGCCTCACCATGGCGCAGTTCCCGGAGCCGGACCAGCGCGACCGGGTGCTCGGCGTCGCCCTCGACGGCCTGCGCCCCCCACCGGCGCCCCGCTGAACGCCGGCAGGGCGCGGGACCGCTAATCGTCGAGCGCGGTGCGTGGGAGCATGCCCGGCGACCAGGTGAGTTGGTAGCGAGGGGCGGCGACCGCCTGAGCGAAGGTCTTTGCCACGGCCGGGGAGCTCACGATGCGCCAGTCCAGCTCCTTGTTCACCTCGAACCAGATGAGGCCGATGATGTCCTTGTGACGGGGCAGCACCCGGAAGGTCTCCCTGATCCATTCGGCCTTGCGCCCGACGGCGTCGGAGGCACCGGTTTCGGTGATGACCAGTGGCTTGCTGGTGAAGCCGCGGATCTCTTTGATGGTGTCGTTGAAGATCTCTTCGAAGGACCGGTATTTCGTGGTGGACCCGGTGCTGTAGTAGCCGGAAAGGCCCACCCAGTCGACGTATTCGTCACCGGGGTAGAGCGGGCGGAGATTCTGGGTGGAACCGGCCCATCTGGCGTTCGGGCTCCATACCCAGGTGACGTTGGTGGCCCCGGCGGCCCGGAACAGATCATGTACGTGGCGCCAGGCCTTGACGTAGTCGCCCGGTCGGTTGCCGTTGACCATCTCGCACCACGGGTACCAGTTGCCGTTCATCTCGTGCGCGAACCGGATGGCCACCGGGTAGCCGAGTGACTTGATCCCTTCGGCCCAGGACAGCAGGTAGCTGTCGAAGTCCCCGCGCGCTATGTGCGACAACCGGTAGCTGGGTTGGTTCGACCGCATCTTGTCGATCTTGCGGGCCGCGTACCGCTTCTTGCGGGCGGCTTCGTCCAACAGGTAGTCCCATGGTTCCCAGGCCAGCATCGGCAGCATGCCGCGGCCGCTGATCTGGTCGAAGAGCGCACGGTCGAACTTGCCGGTCGCCCATCCCGAGCTGAAGAGCATGACCTGCGGCTGACGCTTCGCGGCCGTCGTGAACTTGTTCACCGCCGTGAAGTCGTACGGGCCTTCGAGTGTCGCCACGCCGATGAAGGTCTTCCCGCCCGGCGGGAAGAGTTCGGGAGCCGTTCGAGGCGGCGTGGCTGGTGCGGCCGTCGCCGCCGCGTGTGCTTCGACCGTCACCACCGTGCCCGGTTCGGCCTTCGCGAGCCGGTCGGACCGGACCCCGTCCCCGTCCCCGAACGTGGTGGCCGGCGCTATGGCGAAGGCGTACGTCAGCAGCAGCGCGCCGGTCAACATCATCATCACCCGCGGAACTGTCAGTCCCACCATGGGCAACCCCCTCAGCCGCCACCGTGACTTCGGCGGGTGGCGCTCCTCGTTTGACACCTTCACCCCGTTCGCCAGCTACTGCCTGGTTGCTTTATTCGTCAGCCTGATACAGCTGGCCTAACGGACGAGCTGGGTACGCGGGAGCATCTCCGGCGACCAGGTGAACTGGTAGCGAGGGGCGGCGACCGCCCGGGCGAAGGTCTTTGCCACGGCCGGGGAGCTCACGATGC
The window above is part of the Micromonospora inositola genome. Proteins encoded here:
- a CDS encoding MFS transporter — translated: MTETVRRGSRRLTFFVLAAGAGFFAMLQSLITPVLPTIQHDLHTSQNTVTWVLTAYLLSASIFTPILGRVGDMVGKERMLVVSLASLALGCLLAAAAPSIGVLIVARVIQGIGGAVFPLSFGIIRDEFPAARVTSAVAAISAIVAAGGGLGVVLAGPIVTALDYRWLFWIPMVVVGLTALAAHLFVPESPVRTPGRIDWRATVLLSGWLVALLLPISKGSAWGWTSGRVLGLLALAVVLLAGWLVAEIRSTNPLIDMRMMRLPGVWTTNLVALLYGASMFSVYAFLPQFVQTPTVAGYGFGASITQAGLLMLPMLVAMFVAGILAGRLASRFSAKAQLATGAAFNVLATAMLTVAHDTRWEIGVAGGLVGLGIGLAFASMANLIVGNVPSWQTGVATGMNANIRTIGGAIGAAVVSGVITAHPQANGLPREAGFTMGFLVLTGLALAAALAALAVPSARRAAAGRRPSPATEPVGELVTVPAGR
- a CDS encoding FkbM family methyltransferase, with amino-acid sequence MSSLRRSLDLSYGDPACGAALDELYARFVTAGDLVFDIGSHVGDRIGSFRRLGARVVAVEPQPLCTRAIRAIYAGDDEVTLVEAACGASAGTVRLHVNSRNPTVSTVSTHFLQAANGADGWAHEVWDAEIDVPCVTLDSLLSRYGKPSFVKIDVEGFEDAVLAGLNRPLPALSFEFTTIERALARRCVDRLTSLGFDGFDVALGDDTSFAFGEWVSAERMIAHLLSLPHRANSGDVYCVGKPVG
- a CDS encoding alpha-ketoglutarate-dependent dioxygenase AlkB, producing MGRMRGTHERPAGLTYQPELVSDDEERSLLTALAAYDFHEVRMHGQIARRTVRHFGFDYDYGSFQLTETEALPVELREVRERCAGLAGMPAATLAQALVTRYPPGSVIGWHRDAPAFGPTVVGLSLGSTCLLRFQRGRADERRVYEVELAPRSAYVLAGAARSAWRHSIPSVPELRHSITFRQLRGS
- a CDS encoding TetR/AcrR family transcriptional regulator translates to MTSAGQLPDVFAGRPKRADARRNYESLIAAARETFAENGASASLEEVARRAGVGIGTLYRNFPSRRELFEAVYVEEVRALSQSAAELADLPPWDALVAWLRRFVGYAATKRALAEELLHDSEVFRSCRTEIYSAGEPMMRRAQAAGAVRDDISFDDVVRLVSGLTMAQFPEPDQRDRVLGVALDGLRPPPAPR
- a CDS encoding CapA family protein; the encoded protein is MNWARSLVAVAATLTLTACDAAPTRPAGAPARSAPVAASPAQAGPAEITLDFAGDVHFADRTAGLLGNPATAFGSISSTLSDADLAMVNLETAVTTRGTPEPKEFHFRAPTSAYDAVRAAGIDVVSIANNHTLDYGRVGLSDTLGAARASGVPAVGAGVNAAAAYAPWITEIRGTSLAFLAFSQVSELWSSWKATDSQAGIAMTRDLSRAVAAVRAARQQADVVVVYVHWGVEGESCPPDEAREFAGAMAEAGADIVVGTHAHLLLGDGWLGRTFVQYGLGNFLWWRDDAYSNDTGVLRVTLHGPTVVRTELVPALISRRTGQPQLADAEDAARISHEYASLRACTGLAATPTDRSR
- a CDS encoding glycoside hydrolase family 26 protein; this encodes MMMLTGALLLTYAFAIAPATTFGDGDGVRSDRLAKAEPGTVVTVEAHAAATAAPATPPRTAPELFPPGGKTFIGVATLEGPYDFTAVNKFTTAAKRQPQVMLFSSGWATGKFDRALFDQISGRGMLPMLAWEPWDYLLDEAARKKRYAARKIDKMRSNQPSYRLSHIARGDFDSYLLSWAEGIKSLGYPVAIRFAHEMNGNWYPWCEMVNGNRPGDYVKAWRHVHDLFRAAGATNVTWVWSPNARWAGSTQNLRPLYPGDEYVDWVGLSGYYSTGSTTKYRSFEEIFNDTIKEIRGFTSKPLVITETGASDAVGRKAEWIRETFRVLPRHKDIIGLIWFEVNKELDWRIVSSPAVAKTFAQAVAAPRYQLTWSPGMLPRTALDD
- a CDS encoding SDR family NAD(P)-dependent oxidoreductase, giving the protein MGARTFVVVGGTSGLGLAVARLLVDEHQVAVFGDVPDEVAAVVDELGCAGSICDVSSYDQVRDAFVEVVDRYGVIDGVTACASMWAGGDLADLSPERIRRAVEINALGTTYVFKEALRHLRGQGHGNVVYVGAMAVTKPRPGIPIYRATKSYGSSLVESLAEAQHSNRIKVMQLHPGPMPTRLQERVGDEFLDEIYALPEQVATEVVRLLLLAPDDLYVSGERVLRADGRW